Proteins found in one Abyssibius alkaniclasticus genomic segment:
- a CDS encoding phosphate/phosphite/phosphonate ABC transporter substrate-binding protein, with protein MIASLPMYDWPHCRAQNDALWAHLATALRQAGFDAPKRLSRPRDLHSHWKRPGLLLSQTCAMPFRLGLWRHVQVIGALDHGLTGCAPGQYRSALVVRKNDPRDSLSGFHGARAAVNARNSQSGYAALLRAAELARIKLGAFQLTGAHAASIRAVATGDAEIAAIDAVSWRMAQDVMGECRNLRLLAMTEPTPALPLICAKGADRDALAAVMAAAFSALPDALKERLKIAGFVARNSEDYTISPW; from the coding sequence ATGATTGCAAGCCTGCCGATGTATGACTGGCCGCATTGTCGCGCCCAGAATGACGCGCTTTGGGCCCATCTTGCCACGGCCTTGCGCCAGGCGGGTTTTGATGCGCCAAAACGCCTGTCGCGACCGCGTGATCTGCACAGCCATTGGAAACGTCCGGGCCTGCTGCTTAGCCAGACCTGTGCCATGCCCTTCCGTTTGGGGCTGTGGCGCCATGTGCAGGTTATCGGCGCGCTTGATCACGGGTTGACGGGCTGCGCGCCGGGGCAATACCGTTCGGCGCTTGTCGTGCGCAAAAATGACCCGCGCGACAGTCTTTCCGGCTTTCATGGCGCGCGGGCGGCCGTGAATGCACGCAACTCGCAATCGGGCTATGCGGCATTGTTGCGGGCTGCCGAGCTTGCGCGTATCAAGTTGGGGGCATTTCAGCTTACCGGCGCTCATGCCGCATCTATCCGCGCGGTAGCTACAGGCGATGCTGAAATCGCCGCGATAGATGCTGTCAGCTGGCGCATGGCGCAAGACGTGATGGGGGAATGCCGCAACCTCAGACTGCTCGCAATGACAGAGCCAACACCCGCCCTGCCACTGATCTGCGCCAAGGGCGCGGATCGCGATGCGCTTGCTGCGGTCATGGCGGCGGCGTTCTCAGCTTTGCCAGACGCGTTGAAAGAGCGTTTGAAAATTGCAGGATTCGTGGCGCGAAACAGTGAAGATTACACAATCTCGCCCTGGTAG
- a CDS encoding dimethyl sulfoxide reductase anchor subunit family protein, whose translation MHPAKSIMAFTSLSGLGFGLMAVIGLGYPDVAGWVAIVYGALALGLAGIGLLASLLHLGNPQRFLKAFTQWRTSWLSREAVLSVLTMALFALYIVLLLTDKRLILLGYIVSTLAALTVVCTAMIYAQLRTIPRWNTWLTPILFLAYALAGGALLAGQIWASVFGTVVVLALQIAHWARGRAALARSGSNAGTATALGGLGTVRMLESPHTARNYVTSEMVNHLAATTAKKLKLVVIVLLVGQGLALATLPIGHVMAGGMVVLHLAAVLVARWLFFAESEHVVRLYYKD comes from the coding sequence ATGCATCCGGCAAAGTCGATCATGGCGTTCACTTCGCTTTCTGGCCTTGGTTTCGGACTCATGGCGGTCATTGGCCTGGGGTATCCAGACGTTGCCGGCTGGGTCGCAATTGTGTATGGCGCCCTGGCGCTTGGCCTGGCAGGAATCGGCTTGCTTGCCTCATTGCTTCATCTGGGCAATCCGCAGCGGTTCTTGAAGGCATTCACCCAGTGGCGCACGTCTTGGCTAAGCCGCGAAGCCGTTCTATCCGTGCTGACAATGGCGCTGTTTGCGCTTTATATTGTGTTGCTTCTAACAGATAAGCGACTGATATTGCTTGGATATATCGTATCTACCCTTGCGGCGCTTACCGTAGTTTGCACGGCAATGATTTACGCGCAGTTGCGCACGATTCCGCGATGGAATACATGGTTAACCCCTATACTATTCCTGGCCTACGCGCTGGCCGGTGGCGCTTTGCTTGCAGGCCAGATCTGGGCGTCAGTCTTTGGCACAGTTGTGGTTTTGGCCCTACAAATCGCGCATTGGGCGCGGGGGCGGGCGGCACTTGCACGGTCTGGCAGCAATGCGGGCACGGCCACGGCTTTGGGTGGGCTGGGAACAGTGCGAATGCTGGAATCGCCGCACACGGCGCGCAACTATGTCACCAGTGAAATGGTGAACCATCTTGCCGCGACAACGGCCAAGAAGCTTAAACTGGTTGTGATCGTGCTGCTTGTTGGCCAAGGCCTTGCACTTGCCACACTGCCCATTGGCCATGTTATGGCCGGGGGTATGGTGGTGTTGCATCTTGCGGCTGTTCTCGTTGCGCGATGGCTGTTTTTCGCAGAATCCGAACATGTGGTGCGCCTGTATTACAAAGATTAG
- a CDS encoding acetate--CoA ligase family protein produces the protein MTSASLARLFRPRHIAVFGGGWAENVVTQCRKMGFSGKVWPVHPTRVDIGGAATFRTLADLPEAPDAVFLGVNRHASIEIVRELAGMGAGGVICFASGFTETGDADLQAELVAAAGDMPLLGPNCYGVINYLDGALLWPDQHGGQRVSRGVALISQSSNIVINLTMQTRGLPLAYIACVGNAAQTGMAAIADGLLDDARVTAIGFYIEGIGDAEAFYAMAARARALGKPLVAVKSGKSPMAQAAAASHTAALAGGGAASSAFLQACGVAEVDELDVMLETLKLLHMFGPLPGPRLASLSCSGGEAGLVADLCRDLELDLPYPETAVALREILGPLPTISNPLDYHTFIWGDGARMQATYATMMQGGYDAAMLVIDFPHVARCSLEAWEPAVEAWVAAAQQTGVPALAVASLPENLPEARAQALMAAGVAPLHGLRAALKAIAAAAAIGAFARPETWRPIAPLPAAPLHLVDEAGAKAMLARASVAVPRGVVVRDCAFGAAGALQGRLALKGLGLAHKSEAGAVKLGLMPSELPDAAREMPGQLFLVEEMVDGAVAELLVGLRRDAVYGATLTLGMGGTAAELLGDTQTLILPCARDDMRAALGRLRLAPLLHGYRGRPRADVEAALDAVQAMAELLLHDTRIEEIEVNPLMLRAQGAVAADAVIWTRQEAT, from the coding sequence ATGACCTCTGCTTCACTGGCACGCCTGTTTCGCCCCCGCCACATAGCTGTCTTTGGCGGCGGCTGGGCGGAAAACGTTGTTACGCAATGCCGCAAAATGGGGTTTTCGGGCAAGGTTTGGCCTGTTCATCCGACACGTGTTGACATTGGCGGGGCGGCGACTTTTCGAACGCTGGCAGATTTACCCGAAGCGCCCGATGCTGTGTTTCTGGGTGTCAACCGCCATGCAAGCATCGAAATTGTGCGTGAATTGGCGGGTATGGGTGCGGGCGGTGTTATCTGCTTTGCCTCGGGTTTTACCGAAACGGGTGATGCCGATTTGCAGGCAGAACTGGTTGCCGCAGCGGGTGATATGCCGCTTTTGGGGCCGAATTGCTATGGGGTGATTAATTATCTTGATGGCGCATTGCTATGGCCCGATCAGCATGGCGGGCAGCGGGTTTCGCGCGGCGTTGCGCTGATCTCCCAAAGCTCGAACATCGTCATCAATCTTACAATGCAGACGCGCGGGCTGCCTTTGGCCTATATCGCTTGCGTGGGCAATGCGGCGCAAACCGGAATGGCGGCCATTGCCGATGGGCTATTGGATGATGCCCGCGTGACCGCCATTGGCTTTTACATCGAAGGTATTGGCGATGCGGAGGCGTTTTATGCAATGGCAGCGCGGGCGCGGGCGCTGGGCAAGCCGCTTGTGGCGGTAAAATCCGGCAAATCGCCAATGGCGCAGGCGGCGGCAGCAAGCCATACCGCAGCACTTGCCGGGGGCGGGGCGGCGAGTTCGGCATTTCTGCAGGCGTGCGGTGTGGCCGAAGTGGATGAGCTTGATGTCATGCTTGAAACGCTCAAGCTGCTGCATATGTTCGGCCCCTTGCCGGGGCCACGGCTGGCCTCGCTCTCTTGTTCGGGTGGCGAGGCTGGCCTTGTCGCCGACCTTTGCCGCGATCTGGAGCTGGATCTGCCATATCCGGAAACCGCTGTTGCGCTGCGCGAAATTCTTGGCCCGCTGCCCACCATCTCCAACCCGCTTGATTATCACACATTCATCTGGGGCGATGGTGCGCGGATGCAGGCAACCTATGCCACCATGATGCAGGGCGGGTATGATGCTGCAATGCTGGTCATCGATTTCCCCCATGTGGCCCGCTGTTCGCTGGAGGCCTGGGAGCCAGCGGTCGAGGCCTGGGTCGCCGCGGCGCAGCAAACCGGCGTGCCTGCCCTTGCCGTGGCGAGCTTGCCCGAGAATTTGCCGGAAGCGCGCGCACAGGCGCTTATGGCGGCAGGTGTTGCGCCCTTGCACGGGCTGCGCGCCGCATTGAAGGCAATTGCCGCCGCGGCCGCAATTGGCGCATTTGCGCGGCCAGAAACATGGCGCCCGATTGCGCCTTTGCCCGCAGCGCCGCTGCATTTGGTGGATGAGGCGGGTGCCAAGGCGATGCTGGCGCGCGCGTCTGTGGCGGTGCCACGGGGCGTGGTGGTGCGGGATTGCGCCTTTGGCGCGGCAGGCGCATTGCAGGGCCGTTTGGCGCTGAAGGGTCTGGGGCTGGCGCATAAATCCGAGGCGGGCGCCGTGAAGCTGGGCCTGATGCCTTCGGAACTGCCAGATGCCGCCCGCGAAATGCCCGGTCAATTGTTTCTGGTTGAGGAGATGGTCGACGGCGCGGTGGCCGAATTGCTGGTGGGGCTACGGCGCGATGCGGTTTATGGCGCCACGCTCACCCTTGGCATGGGTGGCACGGCAGCGGAATTGCTGGGCGATACGCAAACACTTATACTGCCATGCGCGCGGGATGATATGCGCGCAGCGCTTGGCCGTCTGCGGCTTGCCCCATTGCTGCACGGCTATCGTGGCCGCCCGCGTGCTGATGTTGAAGCGGCGCTTGATGCGGTGCAGGCTATGGCAGAGCTGCTGCTGCATGATACGCGTATCGAAGAAATTGAGGTCAATCCGCTGATGCTGCGCGCCCAGGGCGCGGTTGCCGCGGATGCGGTTATCTGGACACGACAGGAGGCGACATGA
- the msrB gene encoding peptide-methionine (R)-S-oxide reductase MsrB, translating to MKRRYFLGASALASTAAILGLPMRASDEAFEITLTEAEWRARLTPEQFAVLRDEATERAFSSPLLNEKRVGTYNCAGCDLPLYDSATKYDSGTGWPSFWDTLPNAVGYKEDNTLFSRRTEEHCRRCGGHMGHVFNDGPAPTGKRHCINGLALSFSPA from the coding sequence ATGAAACGCCGTTACTTCCTTGGGGCCTCTGCCCTTGCCAGCACCGCCGCCATTCTGGGTCTGCCAATGCGGGCCTCTGATGAGGCTTTTGAAATCACCCTGACCGAGGCGGAATGGCGCGCGCGCCTGACACCCGAGCAGTTTGCCGTGCTGCGCGACGAGGCGACCGAACGCGCCTTTTCCAGCCCATTGCTGAATGAGAAACGCGTTGGCACCTATAATTGCGCCGGATGCGATTTGCCGCTTTACGATTCGGCAACCAAATATGACAGCGGCACCGGCTGGCCCAGTTTTTGGGATACCCTGCCCAATGCCGTTGGCTATAAAGAAGACAATACCCTGTTTTCGCGCCGCACCGAAGAGCATTGCCGCCGCTGTGGCGGACATATGGGCCATGTGTTCAACGATGGGCCGGCGCCAACCGGCAAGCGGCATTGCATCAACGGGCTCGCGCTCAGCTTTTCGCCTGCATGA
- a CDS encoding fatty acid desaturase, whose protein sequence is MDSNRRRGVEWLTLAIIAGCYGLWALLVFVLPLPVWLSVLLLIPVLTLHSSLQHEVIHGHPLPSRFWSMLLVYLPLGLCIPYERFRDQHLHHHLDSNLTDPYDDPESAYMDPPVWARLPRAIRLVLMFNNTLLGRMLIGPLVSQYAFMRADLREMAAGDRAILRVWLVHIALSAGLVILLARFALLPLGGYFLAAYFGLSVLKIRTFLEHQAHLRASGRTVIIEDRGPLAWLFLNNNLHAVHHAHPKLPWYELPEVYAKNRVHFLRRNHGYTYRSYAQVFRNYALRRKEPVPHPLRHE, encoded by the coding sequence ATGGACAGTAACCGGCGCCGCGGTGTCGAATGGCTGACGCTGGCAATCATCGCAGGCTGTTATGGCCTCTGGGCATTGCTTGTTTTTGTGCTTCCCTTGCCGGTCTGGCTGTCGGTCTTGCTGCTCATACCCGTGCTGACACTGCATTCATCCTTGCAGCACGAGGTTATCCACGGCCATCCACTACCGTCGCGCTTTTGGTCGATGCTACTTGTCTATCTGCCGCTGGGTCTGTGCATTCCCTATGAGCGGTTTCGTGACCAGCACCTGCACCACCATCTCGATTCCAACCTTACCGACCCCTATGACGACCCGGAAAGCGCCTATATGGACCCGCCCGTTTGGGCGCGCCTGCCGCGCGCAATCCGGCTTGTGCTGATGTTCAACAACACCCTGCTGGGGCGCATGTTGATCGGCCCGCTTGTTTCGCAATACGCCTTCATGCGCGCCGATCTGCGCGAAATGGCGGCGGGCGACAGGGCCATCTTGCGGGTTTGGCTTGTGCATATCGCCCTGTCGGCGGGTCTGGTCATATTGCTTGCGCGCTTTGCGCTTTTGCCGCTCGGCGGCTATTTTCTCGCCGCCTATTTCGGCCTGTCGGTTCTGAAAATCCGCACATTTCTGGAGCATCAGGCACATTTGCGCGCCTCCGGTCGCACGGTGATCATTGAAGACCGTGGGCCGCTTGCATGGCTGTTTTTGAACAACAACCTTCATGCCGTTCACCATGCGCATCCGAAATTGCCCTGGTATGAACTGCCCGAGGTCTATGCCAAAAACCGGGTGCATTTTCTGCGGCGCAATCACGGCTATACCTATCGCTCTTATGCGCAGGTTTTCCGCAATTATGCGCTGCGCCGCAAAGAGCCCGTGCCCCACCCGCTGCGCCACGAATGA
- a CDS encoding carnitinyl-CoA dehydratase has protein sequence MSDSPIKTRREGGILEVTLDRPKANAIDLHTSRIMGKTFMAFRDDPELRVAILRAEGEKFFCPGWDLKAAATGDAVDGDYGIGGFGGLQELGNLNKPVIAAVNGICCGGGLELALSCDLILATDSATFALPEIRSGTVADAASIKLPKRIPYHVAMDLLLTGRWFDAEEALRWGLLKEITSQADLLPKAWALARLLESGPPLVYAAIKEVVREAEDMKFQDALNRISKRQFATVDRLYGSQDQLEGARAFAEKRDPVWRGC, from the coding sequence ATGAGTGATTCCCCCATCAAAACCCGGCGCGAGGGTGGCATATTAGAGGTGACGCTTGACCGCCCCAAAGCCAATGCGATTGATCTGCATACCAGCCGTATCATGGGCAAGACCTTTATGGCGTTTCGCGACGATCCAGAGCTTCGCGTGGCCATTTTGCGCGCCGAGGGTGAGAAATTTTTCTGCCCCGGATGGGATTTGAAGGCGGCAGCCACCGGCGATGCCGTGGATGGCGATTATGGCATTGGCGGGTTCGGCGGGCTGCAGGAGCTTGGCAATTTGAACAAGCCGGTCATCGCGGCCGTGAATGGCATTTGCTGCGGTGGCGGGCTGGAGCTGGCGCTGAGCTGCGACCTTATACTTGCCACGGATAGCGCAACATTCGCACTGCCCGAAATCCGCTCGGGCACGGTGGCCGATGCCGCCAGCATCAAGCTGCCAAAGCGCATTCCCTACCATGTGGCGATGGACCTGCTGCTGACCGGGCGCTGGTTTGATGCCGAGGAAGCCTTGCGCTGGGGCCTGCTGAAAGAGATCACCAGCCAGGCAGATTTGCTGCCAAAAGCCTGGGCGCTTGCGCGCCTGCTCGAAAGCGGGCCGCCGCTGGTTTATGCCGCGATAAAAGAGGTGGTGCGCGAGGCCGAGGATATGAAGTTTCAGGACGCGCTCAACCGTATATCCAAGCGGCAGTTTGCGACCGTCGACCGGCTTTATGGCTCGCAAGACCAGTTGGAAGGCGCGCGCGCCTTTGCCGAAAAACGCGACCCTGTCTGGCGGGGCTGCTAG
- a CDS encoding 4Fe-4S dicluster domain-containing protein, with translation MTTLPKHSEKKLGLVIDLDTCVGCHACVISCKEWNTSQYGAPLSDQNPYGGDNGGTFLNRVHSYEIAKENAPSQVVHFPRSCLHCEDAPCVTVCPTGASYKRVEDGIVLVNEADCIGCGLCAWACPYGAREMDADAGVMKKCTLCVDRIYNENIPEIDRVPSCVRTCPAGARHFGDFADPQSNVSLLTAERNGAALMPELGTKPVNRYLPPRPRDQIDILAPLLDTEPSQAGGILGWVDRILERL, from the coding sequence GTGACCACCCTGCCAAAACATAGCGAAAAGAAGCTTGGGCTGGTGATTGACCTTGACACCTGCGTCGGTTGCCATGCTTGCGTGATTTCCTGCAAGGAGTGGAACACAAGCCAGTATGGCGCGCCACTTTCCGACCAGAACCCCTATGGGGGCGACAATGGCGGCACCTTCCTGAACCGGGTTCACAGCTATGAAATTGCAAAAGAAAATGCGCCCAGCCAGGTGGTGCATTTCCCCCGTTCCTGCCTGCATTGCGAAGACGCGCCCTGCGTTACCGTCTGCCCGACAGGCGCAAGCTACAAGCGCGTTGAAGACGGGATTGTGCTGGTAAACGAGGCCGATTGCATTGGCTGCGGGCTTTGTGCCTGGGCCTGCCCCTATGGGGCCCGCGAGATGGATGCCGATGCCGGAGTCATGAAAAAATGCACCCTTTGCGTTGATCGGATTTATAACGAAAACATCCCCGAGATTGACCGGGTGCCATCATGTGTGCGCACCTGCCCGGCGGGGGCGCGTCATTTTGGTGATTTCGCCGATCCGCAAAGCAATGTCTCATTGTTAACTGCTGAACGTAATGGGGCCGCGCTGATGCCGGAACTTGGCACAAAGCCCGTAAACCGCTATCTGCCGCCACGCCCGCGCGACCAGATCGACATTCTTGCGCCTTTGCTTGATACCGAACCCAGCCAAGCAGGCGGTATTTTGGGTTGGGTTGACCGGATTTTGGAGCGTCTCTGA
- a CDS encoding carnitine 3-dehydrogenase gives MTKTAAIIGGGVIGGGWAARFLLNGWDVRISDPDPEAARKIGEVLANARRSLPALADVAMPPEGRLSFATSIAEAVAGADWVQESVPERLDIKHRVFAEIQAYARADAVIGSSTSGFKPSELQQGAARPGQIFVCHPFNPVYLLPLIEVVGSDVADPAIRQTCVDTLEKLGMKPLLVRKEIDAHIADRFLEAVWREALWLVKDGIATTEEIDDAIRFGFGLRWGQMGLFETYRIAGGEAGMKHFIAQFGPCLAWPWTKLMDVPELTDELVETLASQSDAQSGMHSIRELERIRDDNLVGMMRALKRNNWGAGALLVAQDRRMGRTAPALGLVETQNRQVPQSWTDYNGHMNEAHYLEVFAAASDRFMEIIGADADYIAAGNSYFTAETHIRHIDEVHAGARVRVETQVLAGAGKKLHLFHSLFEGARLLATGEHLLLHVNLNSRATSEPLPDVVAKLADYAKAHATMPRPEGAGRAVGQKP, from the coding sequence ATGACAAAAACGGCAGCAATCATCGGCGGCGGGGTTATTGGCGGCGGCTGGGCGGCGCGCTTCCTGCTGAATGGCTGGGATGTTCGGATTTCCGACCCCGACCCGGAAGCCGCACGCAAAATCGGCGAAGTGCTGGCCAATGCCCGCCGCAGCCTGCCCGCGCTGGCCGATGTGGCCATGCCGCCCGAAGGCAGGCTCAGCTTTGCCACCAGCATTGCCGAGGCGGTTGCGGGGGCGGATTGGGTGCAGGAATCGGTGCCGGAGCGGCTCGACATCAAGCACAGGGTGTTTGCCGAAATTCAGGCATATGCGCGCGCGGATGCGGTGATCGGCTCCTCCACCTCCGGCTTCAAGCCAAGCGAGTTGCAGCAGGGCGCGGCCCGGCCCGGGCAGATTTTTGTCTGCCATCCGTTCAACCCTGTCTACCTTCTGCCCTTGATCGAGGTTGTGGGCAGCGATGTGGCCGACCCGGCCATACGCCAGACCTGTGTTGATACCCTTGAAAAGCTTGGCATGAAGCCCCTGCTTGTGCGCAAGGAAATAGATGCGCATATCGCCGACCGTTTCCTTGAAGCCGTGTGGCGCGAGGCGCTGTGGCTCGTCAAGGACGGTATCGCCACGACCGAGGAAATCGACGACGCGATCCGCTTTGGCTTTGGTCTGCGCTGGGGGCAGATGGGCCTGTTTGAAACCTATCGCATTGCGGGTGGCGAGGCGGGGATGAAGCATTTCATCGCGCAATTCGGCCCCTGCCTGGCCTGGCCCTGGACCAAGCTGATGGATGTGCCTGAACTGACGGACGAGTTGGTGGAGACTCTGGCCAGCCAGTCAGATGCGCAATCGGGAATGCACTCTATCCGTGAACTTGAGCGTATTCGCGATGACAATCTTGTCGGCATGATGCGCGCGCTCAAGCGCAACAATTGGGGCGCGGGCGCGCTTTTGGTCGCGCAGGACAGGCGTATGGGGCGAACAGCGCCCGCGCTGGGCCTGGTCGAGACCCAAAACCGGCAGGTGCCGCAAAGCTGGACCGACTATAACGGCCATATGAACGAGGCGCATTATCTGGAGGTTTTTGCCGCGGCCTCGGACCGGTTCATGGAAATCATCGGTGCCGATGCAGACTATATTGCCGCTGGCAACAGCTATTTCACCGCCGAGACCCATATTCGCCATATTGACGAGGTTCATGCGGGTGCGCGGGTGCGGGTCGAAACCCAGGTGCTGGCGGGTGCGGGCAAAAAGCTGCACCTGTTCCACAGTCTATTCGAAGGCGCGCGACTGCTGGCAACCGGCGAGCATTTGCTGCTGCATGTAAACCTGAACAGCCGCGCCACAAGCGAGCCTTTGCCGGACGTGGTTGCAAAACTGGCCGATTATGCCAAGGCCCATGCCACAATGCCGCGCCCCGAAGGGGCCGGGCGTGCCGTGGGCCAGAAGCCGTAG
- a CDS encoding acyl-CoA dehydrogenase family protein: MDFGLSEEQQMIVDTTRAFVERELYPHEAEVERTGHLRMELVREIQAKAIEAGLYAANMPEDVGGAGLDTQTWLLYEKELGRANYALHWTCVARPSNILLAGTPEQRERYLFPCIRGEKWDCLAMTEPGAGSDLRGMKASAKADGDDFILNGTKHFISHADIADFAIVFMATGEEQTPRGPKKRITAFFVDKGTPGFELRDGYRNVSHRGYTNAVLEFNDCRLPQSAVLGEVHKGFEVANTWLGATRLQVAATCLGRAERALGYAVDYAAEREQFGQKIGKFQGVSFKLADMAMELKAAELLTREAAWKFDQGTVTESDMSMAKLKATEVLAMVADEAIQIHGGMGLMDDLPLERIWRDARVERIWEGTSEIQRHIISREMLRARGA; this comes from the coding sequence ATGGATTTCGGGCTGAGCGAAGAACAGCAGATGATTGTCGACACAACACGCGCCTTTGTGGAGCGCGAGCTTTACCCGCATGAGGCCGAGGTGGAGCGCACCGGCCATTTGCGTATGGAGCTTGTGCGCGAGATTCAGGCCAAGGCGATCGAGGCGGGGCTTTACGCCGCCAATATGCCCGAAGATGTGGGCGGCGCCGGGCTCGATACGCAAACATGGCTGCTCTATGAAAAAGAGCTGGGCCGCGCCAATTACGCGCTGCACTGGACATGCGTTGCCCGCCCGTCGAACATCCTGCTGGCCGGAACGCCGGAGCAGCGCGAGCGCTACCTTTTTCCCTGCATCCGCGGCGAGAAATGGGATTGTTTGGCAATGACCGAACCCGGCGCGGGCTCGGATTTGCGCGGCATGAAGGCCAGCGCAAAGGCCGATGGCGATGATTTCATCCTGAACGGCACAAAGCATTTCATCAGCCATGCCGATATCGCCGATTTCGCCATTGTGTTCATGGCGACCGGCGAAGAGCAAACCCCGCGCGGCCCGAAAAAGCGGATCACGGCATTCTTTGTCGACAAGGGCACGCCGGGGTTTGAGCTGCGCGATGGCTATCGCAATGTCAGCCATCGCGGCTATACGAATGCGGTGTTGGAGTTCAATGACTGCCGACTGCCACAATCGGCCGTGCTGGGCGAGGTCCACAAGGGATTTGAGGTTGCCAATACATGGCTCGGGGCCACGCGCCTGCAGGTGGCGGCAACATGCCTTGGCCGCGCCGAACGCGCGCTGGGTTATGCCGTTGATTATGCCGCAGAACGTGAACAATTCGGCCAGAAAATCGGCAAGTTTCAGGGCGTCTCCTTCAAGCTGGCCGATATGGCGATGGAACTCAAAGCCGCCGAGTTGCTGACACGAGAAGCCGCCTGGAAATTTGACCAGGGCACGGTAACGGAATCCGATATGTCGATGGCCAAGCTCAAAGCCACAGAGGTGCTGGCGATGGTGGCCGATGAGGCGATCCAGATCCACGGTGGCATGGGGCTGATGGATGACCTGCCGCTGGAACGCATCTGGCGCGACGCGCGGGTTGAACGGATCTGGGAGGGCACCAGCGAGATCCAGCGGCATATCATTTCACGCGAAATGCTGCGGGCACGCGGTGCATAA
- a CDS encoding 3-keto-5-aminohexanoate cleavage protein, translated as MPLSMNQEVFITCAVTGSGSTQERSPHVPRSPQQIAESAIAAAKAGAAIVHCHVRDPETGKPSRDPAMFREVTERIRDSDTDVVLNLTAGMGGDIVFGDVEQPLPTVAGTDMAGATERVAHVLDCRPEICTLDCGTMNFAEADYVMTNTPGMLRAMGRMMTESGVLPEIEAFDTGHLWFAKQLVAEGILKFPALVQLCMGVPWGAPDDLNTFMAMVNNVPDGWNWSAFSLGRNQMPYVSAAVLAGGNVRVGLEDNLWLGKGNLATNAQLVENAVGIIERMGARVIGPEAVREKLGLTKRAPA; from the coding sequence ATGCCACTGTCCATGAACCAGGAAGTTTTCATCACCTGCGCTGTTACCGGCTCGGGATCGACCCAGGAGCGCAGCCCGCATGTGCCGCGCTCGCCCCAGCAAATTGCCGAAAGCGCGATTGCGGCGGCCAAGGCCGGGGCGGCAATTGTGCATTGCCATGTGCGCGACCCGGAAACCGGCAAGCCCAGCCGCGATCCGGCCATGTTCCGCGAAGTGACCGAGCGCATTCGCGACAGCGACACCGATGTTGTGCTGAACCTGACAGCGGGCATGGGCGGTGACATTGTGTTTGGCGATGTCGAACAGCCCCTGCCCACCGTGGCGGGCACCGATATGGCCGGTGCAACCGAGCGTGTGGCGCATGTGCTGGATTGCCGGCCCGAGATTTGCACGCTGGATTGCGGCACGATGAACTTCGCCGAGGCCGATTATGTGATGACCAACACGCCGGGAATGCTGCGCGCTATGGGCCGGATGATGACGGAGTCTGGCGTGCTGCCGGAAATCGAAGCCTTTGATACCGGGCATTTGTGGTTTGCCAAGCAGCTTGTGGCCGAGGGCATCTTGAAATTCCCGGCGCTTGTGCAGCTCTGCATGGGCGTGCCCTGGGGCGCACCGGATGACCTCAACACCTTTATGGCGATGGTGAACAACGTGCCAGATGGCTGGAACTGGAGCGCCTTTTCGCTGGGCCGCAACCAGATGCCCTATGTCTCTGCCGCCGTTCTGGCCGGGGGCAATGTGCGCGTGGGGCTGGAAGATAACCTGTGGCTGGGCAAGGGCAACCTGGCCACCAATGCGCAGCTTGTCGAAAACGCGGTCGGGATAATCGAGCGCATGGGCGCACGGGTGATCGGGCCGGAAGCGGTGCGCGAAAAGCTGGGGCTGACCAAGCGGGCACCAGCATAA